The proteins below come from a single Mycobacterium parmense genomic window:
- the ilvC gene encoding ketol-acid reductoisomerase has protein sequence MFYDDDADLSIIQGRKVGVIGYGSQGHAHSLSLRDSGVQVKVGLKEGSKSRAKVAEQGLEVDTPAEVAKWADVIMLLAPDTAQAEIFANDIEPNLRPGDALFFGHGLNIHFGLIKPPAEVTIAMVAPKGPGHLVRRQFVDGKGVPCLIAVDQDPTGQGEALALSYAKAIGGTRAGVIKTTFKDETETDLFGEQAVLCGGTEELVKTGFDVMVEAGYPPEMAYFEVLHELKLIVDLMYEGGIARMNYSVSDTAEFGGYLSGPRVIDAGTKERMREILRDIQDGSFTKKLVANVEGGNTQLEQLRKENAEHPIEVTGKKLRDLMSWVDRPITETA, from the coding sequence ATGTTCTACGACGACGACGCCGACCTGTCGATCATTCAGGGCCGCAAGGTCGGCGTGATCGGGTACGGCAGCCAGGGCCACGCACACTCGTTGAGCCTGCGCGACTCCGGCGTTCAGGTGAAGGTGGGCCTCAAGGAGGGTTCGAAGTCGCGGGCCAAGGTGGCCGAGCAGGGCCTGGAGGTCGACACCCCCGCCGAGGTCGCGAAGTGGGCCGACGTGATCATGTTGCTGGCGCCCGACACCGCGCAGGCGGAGATCTTCGCAAACGACATCGAGCCCAACCTGCGCCCCGGCGACGCGCTGTTCTTCGGGCACGGGCTCAACATCCACTTCGGCCTGATCAAGCCGCCCGCCGAGGTGACCATCGCGATGGTCGCCCCCAAGGGTCCCGGCCACCTGGTGCGCCGCCAGTTCGTCGACGGCAAGGGCGTGCCCTGCCTGATCGCCGTCGACCAGGACCCGACCGGACAGGGCGAGGCGCTGGCGCTGTCCTACGCCAAGGCCATCGGCGGCACCCGCGCCGGCGTCATCAAGACCACGTTCAAGGACGAGACCGAGACCGACCTGTTCGGCGAGCAGGCCGTGTTATGCGGCGGCACAGAGGAATTGGTGAAGACCGGTTTCGACGTGATGGTCGAGGCGGGCTACCCGCCGGAGATGGCGTACTTCGAGGTGCTGCACGAACTCAAGCTGATCGTCGACCTGATGTACGAGGGCGGCATCGCCCGGATGAACTACTCGGTGTCCGACACCGCGGAGTTCGGCGGCTACCTCTCTGGTCCCCGCGTCATCGACGCCGGCACCAAGGAGCGGATGCGTGAGATCCTGCGCGACATCCAGGACGGCAGCTTCACCAAGAAGCTGGTCGCCAACGTCGAGGGCGGCAACACCCAACTCGAGCAGTTGCGCAAGGAGAACGCCGAGCACCCCATCGAGGTCACCGGCAAGAAGCTGCGCGACCTGATGAGCTGGGTCGACCGGCCGATCACCGAGACGGCGTAA
- the serA gene encoding phosphoglycerate dehydrogenase, whose amino-acid sequence MTLPVVLIADKLAQSTVAALGDQVEVRWVDGPDREKLLAAVPEADALLVRSATTVDAEVLAAAPKLKIVARAGVGLDNVDVDAATERGVLVVNAPTSNIHSAAEHALALLLSAARQIPAADASLRAHTWKRSSFSGTEIFGKTVGVVGLGRIGQLVAQRLAAFGAHLVAYDPYVSPARAAQLGIELLALDELLGRADFISVHLPKTPETAGLIDKEALAKTKPGVIIVNAARGGLVDEAALADAVSSGHVRAAGIDVFAKEPCTDSPLFELPQVVVTPHLGASTAEAQDRAGTDVAASVKLALAGEFVPDAVNVGGGVVNEEVAPWLDLVRKLGVLVAALSDGLPVSLSVQVRGELAAEDVEVLKLSALRGLFSAVIEDQVTFVNAPALASERGVTAELSKASESPNHRSVVDVRAVAHDGSCVNVAGALSGPQLVEKIVQINGRNFDLRAQGTNLVINYVDAPGALGKIGTLLGAAGVNIQAAQLSEDAEGPGATILLRLDQDVSEDVRSAITAAVGANKLKVVDLS is encoded by the coding sequence GTGACTCTGCCTGTTGTATTGATCGCCGACAAACTCGCCCAATCCACCGTGGCCGCGCTGGGAGACCAGGTCGAGGTGCGCTGGGTGGACGGTCCCGACCGCGAGAAGCTGCTGGCCGCGGTGCCTGAGGCCGACGCGCTGCTGGTTCGCTCGGCCACCACCGTCGACGCCGAGGTGCTGGCGGCGGCCCCCAAGCTCAAGATCGTGGCCCGCGCCGGCGTCGGACTGGACAACGTGGACGTGGACGCGGCCACCGAGCGCGGTGTGCTGGTGGTCAACGCCCCGACATCGAACATCCACAGCGCCGCCGAACACGCGCTGGCGCTGCTGTTGTCCGCGGCGCGCCAGATCCCGGCGGCCGACGCGTCGCTGCGGGCGCACACCTGGAAGCGGTCGTCGTTCTCGGGCACGGAGATCTTCGGCAAGACCGTCGGCGTCGTCGGTCTGGGCAGGATCGGCCAGCTGGTCGCCCAACGCCTGGCGGCCTTCGGTGCCCATTTGGTGGCCTACGACCCGTACGTGTCCCCGGCGCGCGCCGCCCAGCTGGGCATCGAGCTGCTGGCGCTCGACGAGCTGCTGGGCCGCGCCGACTTCATCTCGGTGCACCTGCCCAAGACGCCCGAAACGGCGGGGTTGATCGACAAGGAGGCGCTGGCCAAGACCAAGCCGGGAGTGATCATCGTCAACGCCGCGCGCGGCGGCCTGGTGGACGAGGCGGCGCTGGCCGACGCGGTGTCCAGTGGCCATGTGCGCGCGGCCGGCATCGACGTGTTCGCCAAGGAGCCGTGCACCGACTCCCCGCTGTTCGAGCTGCCGCAGGTGGTGGTCACGCCCCACCTGGGCGCATCTACGGCCGAGGCTCAGGACCGGGCCGGCACCGACGTCGCCGCAAGCGTGAAGCTGGCCCTGGCAGGGGAATTCGTGCCCGACGCCGTCAACGTCGGCGGCGGCGTGGTCAACGAGGAGGTGGCGCCCTGGCTGGACCTGGTGCGCAAGCTCGGTGTGCTCGTCGCGGCGCTGTCCGACGGCCTGCCGGTCTCGCTGTCGGTTCAGGTTCGCGGCGAGCTGGCCGCCGAAGACGTTGAGGTGCTGAAGCTTTCGGCGCTGCGCGGCCTGTTCTCGGCGGTCATCGAGGATCAGGTGACGTTCGTCAACGCGCCGGCGCTGGCGTCCGAACGTGGCGTGACCGCCGAGCTGTCCAAGGCCTCCGAAAGCCCGAACCACCGCAGCGTCGTGGACGTGCGGGCCGTCGCCCATGACGGCTCGTGTGTGAACGTCGCCGGCGCGCTGTCCGGTCCGCAGCTGGTCGAGAAGATCGTCCAGATCAACGGCCGCAACTTCGACCTGCGGGCCCAGGGCACCAACCTGGTGATCAACTACGTCGATGCGCCCGGCGCGCTGGGCAAGATCGGCACCTTGCTGGGCGCCGCCGGGGTGAACATCCAGGCCGCGCAGCTCTCCGAGGACGCCGAGGGCCCGGGCGCCACCATCCTGCTGCGGCTGGACCAGGACGTCTCCGAGGACGTGCGGTCGGCGATCACGGCGGCGGTGGGCGCCAACAAGCTGAAGGTGGTTGACCTGTCGTGA
- a CDS encoding acetolactate synthase large subunit has protein sequence MSAPTRPHARAADIASDAAETPAAAPAKHPKPVDPQQLTGAQSVIRSLEELGVEVIFGIPGGAVLPVYDPLFDSKKLRHVLVRHEQGAGHAASGYAHATGKVGVCMATSGPGATNLVTPLADAQMDSIPVVAITGQVGRTLIGTDAFQEADISGITMPITKHNFLVRSGDEIPQVLAEAFHIAASGRPGAVLVDIPKDVLQGQCTFSWPPRMDLPGYKPNTKPHNRQIREAAKLIAAARKPVLYVGGGVIRGEATEQLRELAELTGIPVVTTLMARGAFPDSHRQHLGMPGMHGTVAAVAALQRSDLLIALGTRFDDRVTGKLDTFAPEAKVIHADIDPAEIGKNRHADVPIVGDVKAVIAELIAMLRHHGGARATETSDMSEWWAYLDSVKSTYPLSYGPQSDGSLSPEYVIEKLGQIAGPDAVYVAGVGQHQMWAAQFISYEKPRTWLNSGGLGTMGFAIPAAMGAQLARPDTEVWAIDGDGCFQMTNQELATCAIEGIPIKVALINNGNLGMVRQWQTLFYEERYSQTDLATHSRRIPDFVKLAEALGCVGLRCERAEDVEDVINAARSVTDRPVVIDFIVGADAQVWPMVAAGTSNDEIQAARGIRPLFDDESEGHA, from the coding sequence GTGAGCGCACCCACCAGGCCACACGCCCGTGCGGCCGACATCGCCTCCGACGCGGCGGAAACACCCGCGGCGGCTCCGGCCAAGCACCCCAAACCCGTTGACCCTCAGCAACTTACCGGGGCGCAGTCGGTGATCCGCTCGCTCGAGGAACTCGGCGTCGAGGTCATTTTCGGGATCCCCGGCGGTGCGGTGCTGCCGGTGTACGATCCGCTGTTCGACTCGAAGAAACTGCGCCACGTACTCGTTCGCCACGAGCAGGGCGCCGGCCACGCCGCCAGCGGCTATGCGCATGCGACCGGCAAGGTCGGCGTCTGCATGGCCACGTCGGGTCCCGGCGCCACCAACCTGGTGACCCCGCTGGCCGACGCGCAGATGGACTCGATCCCCGTGGTCGCCATCACCGGGCAGGTCGGTCGCACGCTGATCGGCACGGACGCCTTCCAGGAGGCCGACATCTCCGGCATCACGATGCCGATCACCAAGCACAACTTCCTGGTCCGCTCCGGCGACGAGATCCCGCAGGTGCTCGCCGAGGCGTTCCACATCGCCGCCTCGGGCCGCCCGGGCGCGGTGCTGGTCGACATCCCCAAGGACGTGCTGCAGGGCCAGTGCACGTTCAGCTGGCCCCCGCGCATGGACCTGCCCGGTTACAAGCCGAACACCAAGCCGCACAACCGCCAGATCCGTGAGGCCGCAAAGCTGATCGCGGCCGCGCGCAAGCCGGTGCTCTACGTCGGCGGCGGCGTCATCCGCGGCGAGGCGACCGAGCAGCTGCGCGAATTGGCCGAGCTGACCGGCATCCCGGTGGTCACCACGCTGATGGCGCGCGGCGCGTTCCCGGACAGCCACCGTCAGCACCTGGGCATGCCCGGCATGCACGGCACCGTGGCCGCGGTGGCGGCGTTGCAGCGCAGCGACCTGCTGATCGCGCTGGGCACCCGCTTCGACGACCGGGTGACCGGCAAGCTGGACACCTTCGCCCCGGAAGCCAAGGTCATCCACGCCGACATCGACCCCGCAGAGATCGGCAAGAACCGGCACGCCGACGTGCCGATCGTCGGGGACGTCAAGGCCGTCATCGCCGAACTCATCGCGATGCTGCGCCACCACGGTGGCGCCCGCGCCACCGAAACCTCAGACATGAGCGAGTGGTGGGCCTACCTGGACAGCGTCAAGTCCACCTACCCGCTGAGCTACGGCCCGCAGAGCGACGGCAGCCTGAGCCCGGAGTACGTGATCGAGAAGCTGGGCCAGATCGCCGGCCCGGACGCGGTGTACGTCGCCGGCGTCGGCCAGCACCAGATGTGGGCGGCGCAGTTCATCTCCTACGAGAAGCCGCGGACCTGGCTCAACTCCGGGGGCCTGGGCACCATGGGCTTCGCCATCCCGGCGGCCATGGGGGCGCAGCTGGCCCGCCCCGACACCGAGGTCTGGGCGATCGACGGCGACGGCTGCTTCCAGATGACCAACCAGGAGCTGGCCACCTGCGCCATCGAGGGCATACCGATCAAGGTGGCGCTGATCAACAACGGCAACCTGGGCATGGTGCGCCAGTGGCAGACGCTGTTCTACGAAGAGCGCTACTCGCAAACCGACCTGGCCACGCACTCGCGCCGCATCCCGGACTTCGTCAAACTCGCCGAGGCGCTGGGCTGCGTCGGATTGCGTTGCGAGCGTGCGGAAGACGTCGAGGACGTGATCAATGCGGCCCGCTCGGTCACCGACCGCCCGGTGGTGATCGACTTCATCGTCGGCGCCGACGCCCAGGTGTGGCCGATGGTGGCCGCCGGGACCTCCAACGACGAGATCCAGGCCGCCCGCGGCATCCGGCCGCTGTTCGACGACGAGAGCGAGGGGCACGCCTGA
- a CDS encoding 3-isopropylmalate dehydrogenase — MKLAVVSGDGIGPEVVAEALKVLDAVLPGVQKTPYDLGARRFHATGELLPESVLGELREHDAILLGAIGDPSVPSGVLERGLLLRLRFELDHHVNLRPARLYPGVSGPLAEKADIDFVVVREGTEGPYTGTGGAIRVGTPHEVATEVSLNTAFGVRRVVTDAFERARRRRKHLTLVHKTNVLTFAGTLWARMVAEVGESYPDVAVAYQHVDAATIFLVTDPGRFDVIVTDNLFGDIITDLAAAVCGGIGLAASGNIDATRTNPSMFEPVHGSAPDIAGRGIADPTAAILSVSLLLSHLGEEDAASRVDRAVASHLATRGTERLATSEVGERIAAAL, encoded by the coding sequence GTGAAGCTCGCTGTCGTCAGCGGGGACGGCATCGGCCCTGAGGTGGTGGCCGAGGCGCTCAAGGTCCTCGACGCGGTGCTGCCCGGCGTGCAGAAGACCCCCTACGATCTGGGCGCCCGGCGGTTTCACGCCACCGGCGAGCTGCTGCCCGAGTCGGTGCTGGGCGAGTTGCGTGAGCACGACGCCATCCTGCTCGGCGCGATCGGCGATCCCTCGGTGCCCAGTGGCGTGCTCGAGCGGGGCCTGTTGCTGCGCTTGCGTTTTGAGCTCGACCACCACGTCAACCTGCGGCCCGCCCGGCTGTACCCCGGGGTGAGCGGCCCGCTCGCCGAGAAGGCCGACATCGACTTCGTGGTGGTTCGGGAGGGTACCGAGGGTCCCTACACGGGCACCGGCGGCGCGATCCGTGTGGGCACCCCCCACGAGGTGGCGACCGAGGTCAGCCTCAATACCGCGTTCGGTGTGCGCCGGGTGGTGACCGACGCCTTCGAGCGAGCGCGGCGTCGTCGCAAACATCTGACGCTGGTGCACAAGACCAACGTGCTGACGTTCGCGGGCACGTTGTGGGCCCGCATGGTGGCGGAGGTCGGCGAGAGCTACCCCGACGTCGCGGTGGCCTACCAGCACGTCGACGCGGCCACCATCTTCCTGGTGACCGACCCCGGGCGCTTCGACGTCATCGTCACCGACAACCTGTTCGGCGACATCATCACCGACCTGGCCGCGGCGGTCTGCGGCGGAATCGGCCTGGCCGCCAGCGGAAACATCGACGCCACGCGCACCAACCCCTCGATGTTCGAACCCGTGCACGGCAGCGCGCCCGACATCGCGGGCCGGGGCATCGCGGATCCGACGGCGGCGATTCTGTCGGTGTCGCTGCTGCTTTCGCACCTCGGCGAGGAGGACGCCGCTAGCCGGGTCGACCGTGCCGTGGCGAGTCATCTGGCAACACGTGGGACCGAACGCCTCGCCACCAGCGAAGTCGGCGAACGGATCGCCGCCGCGCTCTAG
- the ilvN gene encoding acetolactate synthase small subunit yields MSAKTHTLSVLVEDKPGVLARIAALFSRRGFNIESLAVGATEQKDMSRMTIVVSAEQTPLEQITKQLNKLINVIKIVELDDDNSVSRELALIKVRADAGSRSQVIEAVNLFRGKVIDVAPEALTIEVTGDRGKIEALLRVLEPFGIREIVQSGMVSLSRGPRGIGTAK; encoded by the coding sequence ATGAGCGCGAAGACGCACACCCTCTCGGTGCTGGTCGAGGACAAACCCGGTGTGCTGGCACGGATCGCGGCGCTGTTCTCGCGGCGCGGATTCAACATCGAGTCGCTCGCGGTCGGCGCCACCGAGCAGAAGGACATGTCGCGGATGACGATCGTGGTCTCCGCCGAACAGACCCCGCTCGAGCAGATCACCAAGCAGCTCAACAAGCTGATCAACGTCATCAAGATTGTCGAGCTCGACGACGACAACTCGGTGTCGCGGGAGCTGGCGCTGATCAAGGTGCGGGCCGACGCGGGCAGTCGCAGCCAGGTGATCGAAGCGGTGAACCTGTTCCGCGGCAAGGTGATTGACGTGGCGCCGGAGGCGCTGACGATCGAGGTCACCGGCGACCGCGGCAAGATCGAGGCGCTGCTGCGGGTGCTGGAACCCTTCGGGATCCGCGAGATCGTCCAATCGGGAATGGTGTCGCTGTCGCGCGGTCCGCGCGGTATCGGCACGGCCAAGTAG
- the wrbA gene encoding NAD(P)H:quinone oxidoreductase encodes MTKLAIIYYSATGHGTAMARRVAATAEAAGAEVRLRHVAETHDPATFAHNPAWTANYEATKDLPAATGDDIVWADAVIFGSPTRFGSPAAQLRTFLDSLGGLWAEGKLADKVYAGFTSSNTAHGGQETTLVALYVTLMHFGGIIVAPGYTDPSKFVDGNPYGVSLVATHDNITDFGDVTGNALDHLARRVVAVAGRLKAS; translated from the coding sequence GTGACCAAACTTGCGATCATCTACTACTCGGCGACCGGGCACGGCACCGCGATGGCGCGGCGCGTCGCCGCGACCGCCGAGGCGGCGGGCGCCGAGGTTCGCCTGCGCCACGTCGCCGAAACCCACGACCCGGCGACGTTCGCCCACAACCCCGCCTGGACCGCGAACTACGAGGCCACCAAGGATCTTCCGGCGGCCACCGGCGACGACATCGTCTGGGCCGACGCGGTGATCTTCGGCTCGCCGACACGCTTCGGTTCCCCGGCCGCGCAGCTGCGCACGTTCCTGGATTCGCTGGGCGGGCTGTGGGCGGAGGGCAAACTCGCCGACAAGGTGTACGCCGGCTTCACATCCTCCAATACCGCCCACGGCGGGCAGGAGACAACGCTGGTCGCGCTTTACGTCACGCTGATGCATTTCGGGGGCATCATCGTGGCGCCGGGATACACCGATCCGTCCAAGTTCGTCGACGGCAACCCCTACGGCGTGAGCCTGGTCGCCACCCACGACAACATCACCGACTTCGGTGACGTCACGGGCAACGCGCTGGATCACCTGGCCCGCCGGGTGGTGGCGGTCGCCGGGCGGCTCAAGGCGTCCTGA